Below is a genomic region from Alphaproteobacteria bacterium.
GCTCGCCCGCAACCGCCGCCACCCCCGCGCCGAAATCGATCCGGTCGCCGTCGCGGAGCCTTTTGGCGTTGCGGACGAAGGCGCGCCAGGCTCGCGGCCCCTCGCGCTTGTGCAATGTGGCGCCGATCCGCGCCTCTCCCCGCCGCCCTTCGAGCTGGGCGGGAACGACCCGCGTGTCGTTGAACACCAGCACGTCGCCGCGCCGCAGCAGCCGCGGCAGGTCGGTCACGGCACGATCGGAGACGTCTTCGCCGGTCACCGCGAGCAGCCGCGCCGAATCGCGCGGGCTGGCGGGCCTCAGCGCGATCCGCTCTGCGGGAAGGTCGAAGTCGAACAGATCAACGCGCATGGCGTGGTGTCCGATCATCCTGGGCTTGCCGAAGGACGCGCATGGAAACGGCCCTAGCGGCCATCGCGGTCGTTGCGAAGGCAATCCCCGTTCGCCTTGACGCCCCCCGGGAATCGAAGCGCTGGTAATGCGCGCCGCCCGAATCGGCATGATAGACCTGGAGGAAGCGCCCGAACGGATCGTAGACGATCAGGGAAGAGGACGGCCCTCCGACAGGCGATTTTTGCGACGTATAGGTAAAATTCAACGTCGGCAGGCCCGTCACGGACGACTGCGAAAGATTGCCGCGGCCATCGTAGGAAAGCTCGGCCGGCCCGCTGTCGCTGTACCGGTTGAGCCCGTCGGTAATGTAGCTTCGGTTGAACGCGTAATGGCCGGCCAGATGCGCTCCGCCGGAGGTCGCGCCATTCTTTACGTGCACGCCCGCTTGCGCGCGATTAGAATCTGCCTGTCGATCGTGTCGATCTCGAGCCTATCCCAAGCCCGCCCCTGAAACCGGAGCAGGTCGGCAAGGCCGGGGACGCGAGTCAGCTGCCAGCCTCCATGTCGCGCACGATTCAGCCTGAGACGCTCGTGGGGTGCGACCGCGAAACCGGTCTTGTCGGTCCAAATATGATAGGTCATGCTGTCGCCGCCAGGCAATCGCAAGTTATCGGGCGTCAACTCCATCACGATGGTATTGTCGATGTAATAACAGCCCAACGCATCCCCACGCCTCGACTCATCGAAGGCGGGCCTAAAGACTGAAAACCCAAGCGTGATCGCGATCATAATGGCCGCGACGGCGAGGATGAACGCATATCGGAGGATTCTCATATCAGCCGCCGGCCGTCGTTGCTCGCGGCCGGGATGCCGTATTCGTCGTAGCGGTTGATCTGGATCGCGCCCGCGGCGTTGGGGATGGCGACGATCGAGCCCTGGTGGTCGGGGTGGAAGTAGAGCGGGATGGCGAGCGTCGCGCCGTCATAGCCGAACACCGGAACGTCGGCGCCGTCCCAGTGGACGTAGCGCGCGGTCATCGCGCCCGTGCCGTCATATTCGGCGACCAAAGCGTCGCCATCGTAGAGGAACCGCCGGATCGCCCCCGCGGCGCTCGTCACCTGCGACAGGCGCCACGACGCTTCGCAGCTCTTTTCAAATTCCTATAATAAGGATTATTCCTCTGGATCAGAAAATCCTTCTATATGACCGTTCTCGGCAAAGAAGATGAATTGGAATATTATATGCTCCAATTTTTTTACATCTCCCGTGCCGATAAATTTCGTTCCGTCGACCCTAATATCTATCCAGTCGGACTCAGATGAAGTCCGTTCGGCCCTTGAGTGGCAGATTCCTTCGAGATTGGTGTCGGAGAGGTCGACCTCAAGAAGCCATCCCGGATTATCCAGAGTATCGATCTTTATGCCGAACTGGTGCTCCCAGTCGCCATTGCACTGATCCTCATACCACTGCCTTAGCTTGGAAAGAGGGGCGTCTAAGCTCCCACCGCTCTGCGGGGGCGTCTGCTCCATAATGCCTACCTTGGTTGTCGTGGGAGCTCGTCCGGTCGAGCGGGCCGAACCGGCGCGTTTGGTTCGTGTACATGCGGCGTGGGCACGGTGCTACCGTCCGAATTGCGATGCGCCCTGCCTTGAACGTCAACCCTCCGGGTTTCCTGAAAGCCGGACGGATTACGGGGATTCGGCCGATAGGTCGCGGTATTGGTGATTCTTCCATCCGGTCCTCGTCTAAACGTGGAGTGGGCTCCGGTAGCGTTCGGGTCCGGCCCTAGATGATTGCGCCCCCGACTCTCCAATACAGTTCCTTGCGGCGGCTCGCCGACAAGGCGGCGCGCTCCATCGACGATAAGGACTCCGCCGAGATTCACCGCGGCCTCCGCCGCGGGAATTGTCAGCGGAGCGGCTATCCCGTCCGAGGCAACGGTCGCCGCTCCAGCAGCGCCGCCGCCGCCGCCGCCAACGACGATTCCCAAGAGAATTTCACCGGCACCCATCACCTGATTCAGACGATCCCGCCAGTCTTTTCCGGAAGGGTCTGCTCTGTCGATCGGATCATTCTCCACATATCCATAGAGATTGATGCCTCCCTCATACCCGATCGGATCGGTCTGCAGGAAGCGGCCGAGCGTCGGCGAGTAGACCCTGGCCTTGTAGTAATAGAGGCCGAGCTCGGCGAGCCAGATCTGGCCGGTATACTGGAACCGGCCGGCATTGCTGGCGGCGGGGATGCCGTATTCGTCGTAGCGGTTGATCTGGATCGCGCCCGCGGCGTTCGAGATGGCGACGATCGAGCCCTGGTGGTCGGGGTGGAAGTAGCGCGGGATGGTGAGCGTCGCGCCGTCATAGCCGAACACCGGAACGTCGGCGCCCTCCCAGTGGACGTAGCGGGCGGCCATCGCGCCCGTGCCGTCATATTCGGCGACCAAGGCGTCGCCGTCGTAGAGGAACCGCCGGGTCCCCGCGCCGCTCGTCACCTGCGACAGGCGCCCAAGCGGGTCGTAGCTCAATGTCGCGCCGTTCGAGGCCCCGACCAGCCGGTTCTCGACATCGTAGACGTAGGTCCCCCCCCCGTCCGAGCTCAAATTGCCGTTGGCGTCGTAGCCGAAGCTCGCGCCGCCCGCGGCCGTATATCGGTTGAGCCCGTCGGTGGCGTAGGGCCGGGCCACCGCATAATGGCCGGTCCAGGCGTAGAGGTCGTTGTCGCGATTGGCCGAGCGGATCTGGCCGGCGGCATTGTGGACGTAGAGCCAGAGCACGTCGGCGGCCCCGCCCGCGCCGTAATAATGGCCGAGGCCGTTCAGCCGCCCGACGCCGTCGCGCGACGTCCAGGTCGAGGCGCCATCGCCGCGGCTCTGCCCCGCGGGCAGGCCGTCGGGGCGGTACGAGCTGTAATAGCGCGCGCTGTCGTCCGGCGAGGCGAGGTAGAACGGGCGGCCGAGCCCGTCGCGCTCGTAGGAGAACCAGGCGCCGTCCGGGTGAGTGATCCGGGTGCGGCCGCCGTTCGGGTCGTAGCGGTAGGCGAGCGTGCGCGCCGTGCCGTTCGTGTCGTCGGTGGTCGAAGCCAGCCGGCCGAAGCCGTCATAGCTGTTGGCGATCCCCGGCCCCGCCAGGCTGTCGAACCGCGCCGCAATCTGATGGCCGGCGAGATCGTAGGCATAATGGACGTCGCGGGTCTGGGCTGCGGTCAGCCCCGCGCGCGCGACCTTCAGCGTCATCCGATTGAGCGCATCATAATGGTAGGTGAGGCTCGATTCGTCGCGCTTGCGTAAGCTGGTTCGGTTGCCGTTCGGGTCGTAGCCATAGGCCTCGTAATCCGCGGCGTTGACGCTTCCGGCGCTCGCCAGCGCGCTGGCCGGCGTGGCGTCGTCGAACGCGGGCGCGCGGATCGCCGAGGGGAAGGTCCAGCGGTCCTGCCGCCCGTAGCCGTCGTAGCGCAGCTCGGCCCGGTTGCCGTTGCCGTCGATCACCGTCGTGACCTGGCCGTTAAGGTTATAGTCCCAGGTCGCTTCGGCGCCCTCGTCGGCGGTGCCGACGCCTTCGCGCAACTGCAGCCGCTGCCCGGCGGCGTCGTAGACGGCGCGGCTGATCCGGTCGGGGCCGTCGGGGCCCGCCGGGCCGGGCGTGCAGGCGGAGGCGGGCGGCGCGGCGAACGCGGCCGGGTTCATCCGCACCGCCGTGCATTCGAGCCGGCCCATGACGTCGTAGCTGTACTGGGTGAGCGTCCGCACCGCCCCGGCCGCGCCTTCGCGCAGCTGCTCGCGGGTCTTGCGGCCCATCGCGTCGTAGCTGGTCTCGAGCGTGCGGAAGACGGTGAAGCCGCTCCAGCTCGCCGGCGTCACCGCCTCGCTCTGCCAGCTCGCGAGCTCGCCGGTCTCGACCCGGATCAGCCGGCCCGCGCCGTCATAGAGGTTGCGCACGGCGGCATGGTGGAGCGTGCCGGCCCCGTCCGGGTCGGCGGCGATCGTGCCGGTGACACGGCCCATCGCGTCG
It encodes:
- a CDS encoding RHS repeat-associated core domain-containing protein, which encodes MSAPRLIAALAAMLLPAAAWGQAAPSPFTNAQRYDAMGRVTGTIAADPDGAGTLHHAAVRNLYDGAGRLIRVETGELASWQSEAVTPASWSGFTVFRTLETSYDAMGRKTREQLREGAAGAVRTLTQYSYDVMGRLECTAVRMNPAAFAAPPASACTPGPAGPDGPDRISRAVYDAAGQRLQLREGVGTADEGAEATWDYNLNGQVTTVIDGNGNRAELRYDGYGRQDRWTFPSAIRAPAFDDATPASALASAGSVNAADYEAYGYDPNGNRTSLRKRDESSLTYHYDALNRMTLKVARAGLTAAQTRDVHYAYDLAGHQIAARFDSLAGPGIANSYDGFGRLASTTDDTNGTARTLAYRYDPNGGRTRITHPDGAWFSYERDGLGRPFYLASPDDSARYYSSYRPDGLPAGQSRGDGASTWTSRDGVGRLNGLGHYYGAGGAADVLWLYVHNAAGQIRSANRDNDLYAWTGHYAVARPYATDGLNRYTAAGGASFGYDANGNLSSDGGGTYVYDVENRLVGASNGATLSYDPLGRLSQVTSGAGTRRFLYDGDALVAEYDGTGAMAARYVHWEGADVPVFGYDGATLTIPRYFHPDHQGSIVAISNAAGAIQINRYDEYGIPAASNAGRFQYTGQIWLAELGLYYYKARVYSPTLGRFLQTDPIGYEGGINLYGYVENDPIDRADPSGKDWRDRLNQVMGAGEILLGIVVGGGGGGAAGAATVASDGIAAPLTIPAAEAAVNLGGVLIVDGARRLVGEPPQGTVLESRGRNHLGPDPNATGAHSTFRRGPDGRITNTATYRPNPRNPSGFQETRRVDVQGRAHRNSDGSTVPTPHVHEPNAPVRPARPDELPRQPR